The following proteins are co-located in the Periplaneta americana isolate PAMFEO1 chromosome 12, P.americana_PAMFEO1_priV1, whole genome shotgun sequence genome:
- the SPR gene encoding sex peptide receptor: protein MTGGCMNFWEGSNATNWSRVLYLNVTCELPIRYAQPMYGYVVPFLLVVTIIANTLIVVVLSKRHMRTPTNAVLMAMALSDMFTLLFPAPWLFYMYTFGNHYKPLSPVGACYAWNIMNEVIPAMFHTASIWLTLALAVQRYIYVCHAPVARTWCTMPRVLKCVGLIALLATLHQSTRFVDRVYDSVEVPWQDDEVVAVCRPSWAAWVDYIGLDLYFTFYFCFRVVFVHAVPCVSLVVLNVLLFRAMREAQLKREKLFKENRKNECKRLRDSNCTTLMLIVVVTVFLLVEIPLAVVTVLHIISSSITEILDYSIANVLILFTNFFIIVSYPINFAIYCGMSRQFRETFKELFVRGTVAARTNGGSSRYSLVNGPRTCTNETVL, encoded by the exons ATGACGGGCGGCTGCATGAACTTCTGGGAGGGCAGCAACGCCACCAACTGGAGCCGCGTGCTGTACCTGAACGTGACGTGCGAGCTGCCCATCCGCTACGCGCAGCCCATGTACGGCTACGTGGTGCCCTTCCTGCTGGTGGTCACCATCATCGCCAACACGCTGATCGTGGTGGTGCTGTCCAAGCGGCACATGCGCACGCCCACCAACGCCGTGCTCATGGCCATGGCGCTGTCCGACATGTTCACGCTGCTCTTCCCCGCACCCTGGCTCTTCTACATGTACACGTTCGGCAACCACTACAAGCCGCTGTCGCCAGTGGGCGCCTGCTACGCCTGGAACATCATGAACGAGGTCATCCCCGCCATGTTCCACACCGCCTCCATCTGGCTCACGCTGGCGCTCGCCGTGCAGCG GTACATCTACGTGTGTCACGCGCCCGTGGCACGCACGTGGTGCACGATGCCGCGCGTGCTCAAGTGCGTGGGACTGATCGCGCTGCTGGCCACGCTGCACCAGTCCACGCGCTTCGTGGATCGCGTGTACGACTCCGTGGAGGTGCCGTGGCAGGACGACGAGGTGGTGGCGGTGTGCCGGCCGTCCTGGGCCGCCTGGGTGGACTACATCGGCCTGGACCTGTACTTCACCTTCTACTTCTGCTTCCGCGTGGTGTTCGTGCACGCCGTGCCGTGCGTGTCGCTGGTGGTGCTGAACGTGCTGCTGTTCAGGGCCATGCGCGAGGCCCAGCTCAAGCGCGAGAAGCTCTTCAAGGAGAACCGCAAGAACGAGTGCAAGCGCCTCAGGGACTCCAACTGCACCACGCTCATGCTCATCGTGGTGGTGACCGTGTTCCTGCTCGTGGAGATCCCGCTCGCCGTCGTCACCGTGCTCCACATCATCTCCAGCAGCATCACCGAGATCCTGGACTACTCCATCGCCAACGTGCTCATCCTCTTCACCAACTTCTTCATCATCGTCAGCTACCCCATCAACTTCGCCATCTACTGCGGCATGTCCAGGCAGTTCAGAGAGACTTTCAAGGAGCTCTTCGTGCGCggcacagtggcggctcgtacgaACGGCGGGAGTTCCAGGTACTCCCTCGTCAACGGACCCAGAACGTGCACGAACGAGACGGTGCTTTAA